From Lolium perenne isolate Kyuss_39 chromosome 5, Kyuss_2.0, whole genome shotgun sequence, a single genomic window includes:
- the LOC127299149 gene encoding uncharacterized protein — protein sequence MNRQWMYGDRCRPDFINGMHYFLNVAEANRQSNGFIYCPCSSCKNMTDYSTSKTIHVHLLQNGFMPSYNCWTKHGERGIILEDNEEEEDSDNYPMFTEDGDSRMGEDEAEEEPIFDEPIFDDPDDDLGRAILDAKISCGSEKERLKLQKMLEDHKTLLYPNCEDGQKKLGTTLELLQWKAENGTSDKGFEKLLKIIKKMLPGENVLPSSTYEAKKVVCPLGLEVQKIHACINDCILYRGEYENLNACPVCSALRYKIRRDDPGDVEGESTPRKRVPAKVMWYAPIIPRLKRLFQNKEHAKLLRWHKEDRKKDLMLRHPADGSQWRKIDREFKSFSDDARNLRFGLSTDGFNPFGEQSSSHSTWPVTLCIYNLPPWLCMKRKFIMMPVLIQGPRQPGNDIDVYLRPLVEELLQLWHDEGVPVWDEHEQKEFNLRALLFVTINDWPALSNISGQSNKGYNACTHCLGETDTIYLGNKNVYLGHRRFLPKQHHVRKRGKHFGGEADNRTKPTRPTGEVIYDMVKDLKVIFGKGPGGQSVPNVDGHVPMWKKKSIFWELPYWKFLEVHSAIDVMHVTKNLCVNLLNFLGVYGKTKDTPDARQDQQSIHEGSNLNPEKYQGPSSYALTKEEKEIFFEVLSSIKVPSGFSSNIKGIINMSEKKFQNLKSHDCHVIMTQLLPVALRGLLPENVRVPIVKLCAFLNAISQKVINPLTLQNLQKDVVQCLVSFELVFPPSFFNIMTHLLVHLVEEIGVLGPVFLHNMFPFERFMGVLKKYVHNRARPEGSISKGYGTEEVIEFCVDFIPDLKPIGVPESRYEGRLRGKGTLGKKAITCMDGHSFTQAHYTVLHNSILVAPYKEEHKDILRSKYPEEREDWIDGEHMKTFGGWLQTRLMNATDDEQLYLLAKQPSSTISTFQGYEINGNTFYTFAQDKKSTNQNSGVRFDAADDNGKKVTYYGYIEEIWELEYGPNFKVPLFRCKWFNLKDGVQVDPQYGMTTVDLKNLGYDTEPFVLASEVAQVFYVKDMSSKPKKRKERQEDTSYDEPKRHIVLSGKRNIVGVEDKTDMSEDYNKFDDIPPFKVKTDPSIILNNEDCPWLRRSQKKGKQTKKTRKTS from the coding sequence atgaatcgacaatggatgtacggtgaccggtgccgtcccgacttcattaatggcatgcattattttctcaacgtggctgaggcaaacaggcagtcgaatggtttcatctattgtccatgtagttcctgtaagaatatgacggattactctacctcaaagaccattcacgtccacctgctgcagaacggtttcatgcccagctataattgttggaccaagcacggagaaagagggattatattggaagacaacgaagaagaagaggatagtgacaactatcctatgttcactgaagacggtgatagtagaatgggggaagacgaagctgaagaagagcccatatttgatgagcccatttttgatgaccccgatgacgatttgggtcgggccattcttgatgcgaagataagctgcggaagtgaaaaggagaggttgaagttgcagaaaatgttagaggatcacaagacactgttgtacccaaattgcgaagatggccagaaaaagctgggtaccacgctggaattgctgcaatggaaggcagagaatggtacttctgacaagggatttgaaaagttgctgaaaataataaagaagatgcttccaggggagaacgtattgccctctagtacgtacgaagcaaagaaggttgtctgccctctaggattagaggtgcagaagatacatgcatgcatcaatgactgcatcctctaccgcggggagtacgagaatttgaatgcatgcccggtatgtagtgcattgaggtataagatcaggcgagatgaccctggcgatgttgagggcgagtccacccccaggaagagggttcctgcgaaggtgatgtggtatgctcctataattccacggttgaaacgtttgttccaaaacaaagagcatgccaagttgttgcgatggcacaaagaggaccgtaagaaagatttgatgctgagacaccccgctgatgggtcgcagtggagaaaaatcgacagagagttcaagtcattttcagatgacgcaaggaacttaagatttggtctaagtaccgatggctttaatcctttcggtgagcagagctccagtcatagcacctggccagtgactctatgtatctataaccttcctccttggttgtgcatgaagcggaagttcattatgatgccagtgctcatccagggcccgaggcaacccggcaacgacattgatgtgtacctgaggccgttggttgaagaacttttacagttgtggcatgacgaaggtgtacctgtgtgggatgagcacgaacaaaaggaatttaacctacgggcgttgttgtttgtaaccatcaatgattggcctgctcttagtaacatttcagggcagtcaaacaagggatacaacgcatgcacacactgtttaggtgagactgacactATATATttaggaaacaagaatgtgtacctagggcatcgtcgatttcttccaaaacaacatcacgtaagaaagagaggaaagcatttcggaggtgaggcagataaccggacgaagcctacccgccctactggggaagttatatatgatatggtcaaggatttaaaagtgatctttggaaagggtcccggcggacaatctgttccgaatGTTGATGGAcatgtacccatgtggaagaagaagtcgatattttgggagctaccctactggaaattcttagaggttcactctgcaatcgacgtgatgcacgtgacgaaaaatctttgcgtgaacctgctaaacttcttgggcgtgtatgggaagacaaaagatacaccggatgcacggcaggaccagcaaagtatccacgaaggaagcaacctgaatccagagaagtatcaaggtccttccagctacgctcttaccaaagaagagaaggagatcttttttgaagtcctgagtagcatcaaggtcccgtctggcttctcgtcgaacataaagggaataataaacatgtctgagaaaaagtttcaaaacctaaagtctcatgactgccacgtgattatgacacaattacttccggttgcattgagggggcttctgccggaaaatgttcgagtacccattgtgaagctatgtgctttcctcaatgcaatttctcagaaggtgatcaatccacttactctacaaaatttacagaaggatgtggtccaatgtctagtcagcttcgagttggtgttcccaccatccttcttcaatattatgacacatctcctagttcacctggtcgaagagattggcgttctcggtcctgtatttctacacaacatgttcccttttgagagattcatgggagtcttaaagaagtatgttcataaccgtgctaggccagaaggaagcatctccaagggctatggaacagaggaggtcattgagttttgtgttgactttattcctgaccttaagccgatcggtgttcctgaatcacgctatgaggggagactgcgtggaaaaggcacgctaggaaagaaagcaataacgtgtatggacggacattctttcactcaagcacactacacagttctacataattccatcttggtggctccgtacaaagaggaacacaaggatatcttacgctctaaatacccggaggaacgtgaagattggattgatggagaacacatgaagactttcggcggttggttgcaaacacgtctcatgaatgccactgatgacgagcagctatacttgttggccaagcaaccttcttcgactatatcgacttttcaagggtacgagattaatgggaacacattttacacgttcgcccaagataaaaagagcaccaaccaaaacagtggtgtccgctttgatgcagcagatgacaatgggaagaaggtcacatattatgggtacatagaggagatatgggaacttgaatatggacctaatttcaaggtccctttgttccggtgcaaatggttcaacctgaaagatggggtacaggtagacccgcagtacggaatgactacagtggatctcaagaatctagggtacgacaccgaaccattcgtcctagccagtgaagtggctcaggttttttatgtgaaggacatgtctagcaaaccgaagaaaagaaaagaaaggcaagaggacacatcatacgatgagccaaagcggcacatagttctttcaggaaaaagaaacatcgtgggagtagaggacaagacagacatgtcagaagattataataagtttgatgatattccacccttcaaggtgaaaactgacccaagcatcatcttaaataatgaagattgtccatggttgcgtcgcagtcagaagaaagggaaacagacGAAGAAAACTCGGAAAACTAGctag